A single Primulina huaijiensis isolate GDHJ02 unplaced genomic scaffold, ASM1229523v2 scaffold5913, whole genome shotgun sequence DNA region contains:
- the LOC140970451 gene encoding probable xyloglucan endotransglucosylase/hydrolase protein 28 → MSAYIILSFLFLFSMIILFHVSHTKINYQSLVSFDKGFNPLYGELNITPYEANKSVQISMDETTSSGFQSKLMYMYGHFESSIKLPENYSAGVVVTFYTCNDHKYPYRHDEIDFEFLGHIHGQEWLVQTNFYGNGSTSRGREERYVLWFDPSQDFHRYGILWTDDRITYYVDDVPIRHVRRVEAMRGDFPSKEMGLYGTIWNGSDWATSGGQHKLDLSHGPYVAKYTSFVLNGCAFNPTQKPYRCKFWNELTSKERVRMQGFRRKYMTYSHCYDKRRYIVPLPECVVDFKELEHLRIFDRWTFGEF, encoded by the coding sequence ATGAGTGCGTATATTATACTAAGTTTTCTCTTCCTTTTCAGCATGATTATACTGTTCCATGTAAGTCATACTAAGATTAATTATCAATCCCTCGTTTCATTCGACAAAGGGTTCAATCCATTATACGGAGAGCTTAATATCACTCCTTACGAAGCCAACAAATCGGTACAAATCTCCATGGATGAGACAACGAGTTCTGGTTTCCAGTCAAAGCTAATGTACATGTATGGACACTTCGAGTCATCCATAAAGTTGCCGGAGAATTACAGCGCAGGAGTTGTGGTCACCTTCTACACGTGCAACGATCACAAGTACCCGTATCGTCACGACGAAATAGATTTTGAGTTCTTGGGTCACATCCATGGTCAAGAGTGGCTAGTGCAGACAAATTTCTATGGAAACGGGAGTACTAGTAGAGGAAGGGAAGAGAGATATGTATTATGGTTCGACCCTTCGCAGGATTTTCACCGTTATGGGATTCTGTGGACTGATGATAGAATCACATATTACGTGGATGATGTTCCCATCAGGCATGTGAGAAGAGTGGAAGCCATGCGAGGTGATTTCCCATCTAAAGAAATGGGATTGTATGGGACTATATGGAACGGGTCGGATTGGGCCACAAGTGGTGGGCAGCACAAATTGGATCTTAGTCATGGACCCTATGTAGCCAAGTACACGAGTTTTGTGTTAAATGGATGTGCATTTAACCCGACTCAAAAACCGTACCGGTGCAAATTTTGGAATGAATTGACAAGCAAAGAGAGGGTCCGAATGCAGGGTTTTCGAAGAAAATATATGACTTATTCGCATTGCTACGATAAAAGACGTTATATTGTTCCATTGCCGGAGTGTGTTGTTGATTTCAAGGAACTAGAACATCTTCGAATATTTGATCGTTGGACTTTCGGGGAATTTTAG